One region of Primulina tabacum isolate GXHZ01 chromosome 1, ASM2559414v2, whole genome shotgun sequence genomic DNA includes:
- the LOC142505658 gene encoding uncharacterized protein LOC142505658, producing the protein MGHTALKCPLSSGKGKVQGRIFAMTKESVNPDSFLISGNILIYRKEAITLVDTGETHSFMSEVFMHSISVEPTVMPLHFNIVLPSVDKICPTNIIKACPVQLGARLLFADLIVILMVAFDVILGMDWLFAYCAVIDCVGKIVKFLADDHDSDVFVSLGSSMGIPIISCLQANKLLYKGCMGFLASVVDVQKESNLQLHDIVVVQDYPDVFADDVPRLPPDREVEFVIDLIPGTSQISEVPYRMAPTEMKELKTQLQELLDKGFIRPSSSPWGAPILFVKKKDVSLRLCIDYRELNKEQQLDAQLLELKRKIDLTGVSEFGSNRDGLLTFRDKICVPLGDDIRKEVKIEHQRPAGLLQSLPIPQWKWEHITMDFVVGNQYAKAYIHEIVRIHGIPVSIVSDRDPRFTSDFLKSLHRALGTKLAFSTAYHPQSDGQSERVIQILEDMLRACTIDFPGSWDSKLPLVEFTYNNSFQSSIDMAPYEALYGRKYRSPLYREEVGERKMLGPELVQQTTDVVALIQERMNKAQSRQKSYADVRRRPLAFEVGDHVFIKIAHLKGVMRFGKKGKLSPRYIGPFEILDKIGDRTYRLALSPNLDQVHNVFHVSMLCKYIANQSHVLRYELLDLLPDLSYEEMLVQILDRKVKVLRNKEIGLVKVL; encoded by the exons ATGGGGCACACGGCATTGAAATGTCCTCTCTCCTCAGGCAAAGGAAAGGTCCAAGGCAGAATTTTTGCTATGACGAAGGAAAGTGTTAATCCTGATTCTTTTTTGATATCAGGTAATATTTTAATCTACCGCAAAGAAGCAATTACATTGGTTGACACTGGTGAAacccattcttttatgtctgaagtgTTTATGCATTCTATATCTGTTGAACCTACTGTTATGCCATTACACTTCAATATTGTGTTGCCCTCTGTGGATAAAATTTGTCCCACTAATATTATCAAGGCATGTCCTGTACAATTGGGTGCGAGATTATTGTTTGCTGATCTTATTGTTATTCtgatggttgcatttgatgttatattgggtatggattggttattTGCTTATTGTGCGGTGATCGATTGTGTGGGCAAAATAGTGAAGTTTTTAGCTGATGACCATGATAGTGATGTGTTTGTTAGTCTAGGCTCTTCGATGGGTATTCCTATTATTTCTTGCCTTCAAGCTAATAAGTTGTTGTACAAAGGTTGTATGGGTTTTCTAGCTTCAGTGGTTGATGTGCAAAAGGAAAGTAATTTGCAATTACATGATATTGTTGTGGTTCAAGATTATCCTGACGTGTTTGCTGATGATGTTCCTAGATTACCACCTgatcgagaggtggagtttgttaTTGATTTAATTCCAGGTACATCTCAAATTTCCGAagttccatacagaatggctcctactgaaatgaaagaattgaagactcAATTGCAAGAgctattagataaaggttttatccGACCTAGTTCCTCACCGTGGGGAGCTCCAATTTtgttcgtaaagaagaaggatgtaTCATTGCGattatgtattgactaccgagaACTCAACAAG gaacAACAGCTGGATGCTCAGTTATTAGAGTTGAAGAGGAAAATCGATCTGACAGGAGTTTCTGAGTTTGGGTCGAATCGTGATGGGTTACTGACCTTTCGAGATAAAATATGTGTTCCGTTGGGGGATGACATTCGGAAAGAG GttaagattgagcaccaaagACCGGCGGGATTGTTGCAATCCTTGCCTATACCGcaatggaagtgggagcacataactatggattttgttgttgg AAATCAGTATGCCAAGGCTTATATTCATGAAATTGTGAGAATTCATGGGATACCTGTATCGATAGTTTCTGATCGTGATCCAAGGTTTACATCAGATTTTTTGAAGAGTTTGCATCGAGCCTTAGGAACGAAATTGGCTTTCAGTACTGCATACCATCCTCAaagtgacggtcaatcagaaAGGGTAATccaaattttggaggatatgTTAAGAGCTTGCACGATTGATTTCCCGGGAAGTTGGGATTCTAAGTTGCCTTTGGTAGAGTTCACATATAATAACAGTTTCCAGTCTTCAATCGACATGGCACCTTATGAAGCTTTATACGGAAGAAAGTACCGCTCTCCTTTGTATCGAGAAGAGGTAGGTGAAAGAAAGATGTTGGGCCCAGAGTTGGTTCAACAAACAACAGATGTTGTGGCATTGATCCAAGAAAGAATGAATAAAGCTCAGtctagacagaagagttatgctgatgttcGTCGGCGACCTTTGGCATTCGAGGTTGGTGATCATGTATTTATCAAAATAGCTCATCTCAAGGGagttatgcgatttggcaagaaaggtaagTTAAGTCCTCGATATATTGggccatttgaaattcttgataaGATTGGAGATCGAACCTATCGTCTTGCGTTATCACCGAACTTGGATCAAGTTCACAacgtgtttcatgtttctatgctttGTAAGTATATTGCTAATCAATCTCATGTCCTTCGGTACGAGTTATTGGATCTTTTGCCTGACCTAAGCTACGAGGAAATGCTggttcaaattcttgatcgcaaagttaaagtgttgaggaATAAAGAAATTGGCCTTGTCAAAGTTCTTTAG
- the LOC142542259 gene encoding protein CYSTEINE-RICH TRANSMEMBRANE MODULE 13-like: MSYYNQNQPPVGVPPPQGYPPEGYSKDAYPPPGYPPQGYPPQQGYPPQGYPPQYDPQYGAPPPQKQSGSAGFMEGCLAALCCCCLLDACF; encoded by the exons ATGAGTTACTACAACCAGAATCAACCCCCAGTTGGTGTTCCTCCCCCTCAAG GATATCCGCCGGAGGGGTATTCGAAGGATGCCTATCCTCCACCGGGTTACCCGCCGCAAGGCTATCCTCCGCAGCAGGGCTACCCACCCCAGGGATATCCGCCACAGTACGACCCTCAGTACGGCGCACCGCCTCCTCAAAAGCAATCCGGTAGCGCGGGGTTCATGGAAGGATG TTTGGCTGCTCTTTGCTGTTGTTGCCTGCTTGATGCATGTTTCTGA